One Phycisphaera mikurensis NBRC 102666 DNA window includes the following coding sequences:
- a CDS encoding ACP phosphodiesterase, with the protein MNFLAHLYLARPRGVAEPAALVGALMPDLVRGPLPLGLPPAVCSQVRRHRRIDRATDAHPAFLEAAAFFRPRLGRFAGIAADVCLDAALCRAWPGLHPLPLEEAIRRYHGGLYAGRGHMPPRMRAACRRMLRQGWLLRYASRAGLLATFGQMSGHFAQRLHRPVDLTPAAEIATEHAADLDRLLPELMARLQREDVLGEASAAG; encoded by the coding sequence GTGAACTTCCTCGCGCACCTGTACCTGGCCCGGCCCCGCGGCGTGGCGGAGCCGGCTGCGCTGGTGGGCGCGTTGATGCCCGACCTGGTCCGCGGGCCGCTGCCGCTTGGCCTGCCGCCGGCCGTCTGCTCGCAGGTGCGGCGGCACCGCCGCATCGACCGGGCGACGGACGCCCACCCCGCCTTCCTCGAGGCGGCCGCGTTCTTCCGCCCGCGGCTGGGCCGGTTCGCCGGCATCGCCGCGGACGTCTGCCTCGACGCCGCGCTGTGCCGGGCGTGGCCCGGGCTGCACCCGCTGCCGCTGGAGGAAGCGATCCGCCGCTACCACGGCGGGCTCTACGCCGGCCGCGGCCACATGCCGCCGCGCATGCGGGCCGCGTGCCGCCGCATGCTGCGGCAGGGCTGGCTGCTGCGGTACGCGAGCCGGGCGGGCTTGCTCGCGACCTTCGGGCAGATGTCGGGGCACTTCGCGCAGCGGCTGCACCGGCCGGTGGACCTGACGCCGGCCGCGGAGATCGCGACCGAGCACGCGGCGGACCTGGACCGGCTGCTGCCGGAATTGATGGCCCGGCTGCAGCGCGAAGACGTGCTCGGGGAGGCGTCGGCGGCGGGCTGA